A single region of the Garra rufa chromosome 6, GarRuf1.0, whole genome shotgun sequence genome encodes:
- the nanos3 gene encoding nanos homolog 3, producing the protein MAFSLLQYLMSAHGHMESRNQDFQPWKDYMGLADKIRCMQRPAEQSDAGDDRSKQAAAALLESPSGQRRAHTEKKNPERGKSSSPPERKFCSFCKHNGEIEAVFTSHYLKDRSGDVMCPYLSQYMCPLCGATGAKAHTKRFCPLVDKTYSSVYAKSTW; encoded by the coding sequence ATGGCCTTTTCTCTTCTCCAGTACCTTATGTCAGCTCACGGACACATGGAGTCTCGAAATCAGGACTTTCAGCCCTGGAAAGATTATATGGGTCTGGCAGATAAGATCCGATGCATGCAGCGGCCAGCAGAGCAATCAGACGCGGGAGATGACAGGAGCAAGCAAGCCGCCGCCGCGCTTTTGGAGTCTCCAAGCGGCCAGAGGCGAGCACATACGGAGAAAAAGAACCCCGAACGCGGCAAGAGCAGCAGCCCACCAGAGAGAAAGTTCTGCAGCTTCTGCAAACACAATGGAGAGATAGAAGCCGTCTTCACTTCGCACTACTTAAAGGATCGCTCCGGAGACGTGATGTGCCCGTACTTAAGCCAGTACATGTGCCCTCTGTGCGGAGCAACCGGAGCTAAAGCGCACACCAAACGATTCTGCCCGCTTGTGGATAAAACGTACAGCTCCGTTTACGCCAAGTCAACATGGTGA